The Polyangium mundeleinium genome contains the following window.
GTAGATCTCGCTCGGGTTCGGCGGGACCGTGTCGAGCGTGTACGCGCAGGAGAGCGTCTTCTTGGCGATGGTCGCGAGCGCCATGTCGAGGCTCGCCTGGTCGGAGGCGTCGTAATACGGGTTCGCCCCCGCGGCCGGGACGCCGCCGGCGTTCGCGAACTTGTTCATCTGCGCCGGGTCGATGCCCGCCCCGAAGCCGATCACGAACGTCGGGATGCCGCGCATCTCGAAGAGATTCTTGATCTCCATTTCGGTCGTCGCGTCCGAGCCGCACGTCTCCTTGCCGTCCGTGATGAGCACGGCATAACTGTCGCGATCGGTGTCGTTGAACGCGGGCTCGGTCGTCGATTGCGTGACGGCCGTCTGGATGTTCGTGACGCAGGGCCCGTCCGGGAAGTATTTGTCCGCCTTCGCGAGCGCCGCCGTGAGCAGCTCTTGAATGGGCGTCTCGTTGTCGGGGCCAACCGGGATGGGAATCGCGGCCTGCTGGCAGTTCGGCGTCACGAGGTCGGGAAAAAGCGTGAGGCCGAAGCGGATCTTGCCGGTGTAATCGGTCGTCATCTTGTTGATGGCGGCGACGGCGATGTCCCACTTCGTCACGTTGCCGACGAGCGCCGTCATCGAGCACGATCGATCGAGCACGAGCAGCATGTTCGGCGGGATCGTCTCGACCTTGGCCTCCTGCGCGCCGCAGTCGCCGCCGGGGACACACGTCTTCGTGGCGCCGTCGCACTTCATGCCCGCCGAGCAGTCACTGGCGACGGCGCACGTGCCGGGATCGATACACGTGCCCGCCGCGCTGCACTTCTGCGGCGCAACACAGGCCGGATTGCAGCCGAACGAGCCCGCGCCCGCGGAGCCCGCGCCCACGCCGCCCATCCCGCCCGCGCCATACGTGGCGCCGGCCGCGCCGCCCCCGGACGACGCGCTGGACCCAGCGTCCCCACACGCCGACGCGATCACGAGGCCCATCACGCCCAGGAGGGCAGCCCAAGTCGAAGCGGAAGATCCTTGCAGCATGGATCGAGATTACCCGATCCGTCGCTCCGACGATAGATGGCTCCCGCGCGCGAAGCCGCGATCAGGGCGCGCGCAAGCTCACGCGCACGAATCGGGGGAAATAGAGCGAGGTGTCGGCGAGGAGCGTGGAGAAATCGAGGCTGTTCGAGGCATACGTGACCACGAGATCGGCGCCTTCGAGCTCGGGGTGAGCCTTGCCGGCGTAGACGAGGGTATCCTCGCGGTCGGATTCGGGGGGATGGTAGAACGTTTCGAGGTCGGAAAAGGGGCCGCGGAGGTCGTTTGCCGTGCGAAGCGCGAGATCGGAGGCGCCGAAGCCCTCGGCCTGCACTTCGATCCACAGGTCGCGCACGCGGTCGTGGTGCACCGTCAGCTCGGTTTGCCCGTCCTCGAAGGCGAGGCCGAGCGATTCGGGCTTGGTGAAATCGATCTCGCCCGACGCAGGCAGGGGAAACCGCGTCAGGTGGATGTCGTGCCCCTCGGACTCCTGCGCGCCAAAGGCGTAAAGGTGATCGTCGTGCACGAGCACGCTCGCGGAGCCGACGATGACGCCCGCGTCGTTCGAGGGCATTTCGAGCTCCTTCATCACCCATACGGGCGGCGCGTCGTCGGGGTTCTCGACGACGAAGACGTCAGCATCGAACACCTCGAAGCCGAGGCCGCCGCTCGCCGCGCGGACAGCCATCATGAACAGATAGAGTTTGTCGCCGATGCGCTCGCCGTCGCCGGGCCAATACCAGATGTCGTCTTTTTCGGAGAAAAAGGAGGCCGGCTCGGCCTCCGGGCCCTTC
Protein-coding sequences here:
- a CDS encoding vWA domain-containing protein translates to MLQGSSASTWAALLGVMGLVIASACGDAGSSASSGGGAAGATYGAGGMGGVGAGSAGAGSFGCNPACVAPQKCSAAGTCIDPGTCAVASDCSAGMKCDGATKTCVPGGDCGAQEAKVETIPPNMLLVLDRSCSMTALVGNVTKWDIAVAAINKMTTDYTGKIRFGLTLFPDLVTPNCQQAAIPIPVGPDNETPIQELLTAALAKADKYFPDGPCVTNIQTAVTQSTTEPAFNDTDRDSYAVLITDGKETCGSDATTEMEIKNLFEMRGIPTFVIGFGAGIDPAQMNKFANAGGVPAAGANPYYDASDQASLDMALATIAKKTLSCAYTLDTVPPNPSEIYVFFDNTTEVSRDDTKTDGWTYDAGKNQVVFYGPACDSLKNGVVMDLDIVLGCQEPTPN